The Girardinichthys multiradiatus isolate DD_20200921_A chromosome 24, DD_fGirMul_XY1, whole genome shotgun sequence genome has a window encoding:
- the LOC124861441 gene encoding zinc finger protein 260-like — MNSGKKSSSLRNIWSKKLEGSRSSNSGRTQQRKRHQMMDDVFQPRLVLPADVKEEAPEEQSPDVDQQEPEPRQIKEEQEELWTSQEGEQLTVKEETDTRFPLTAAPIKNVKEEAPEEQSPNMNQQELELLHIKEERERIWASQDGEQLNVKKETDDTRFPFTVVHMKSEEDEEKPLFSQLHQHQTEDRDLPSSSSADQIKGEIKEEDCGTAESSRNPDPNTHGNTSNYSETEENDVNHHKSELKNLSDSETEDSEEDWKESRTPGSGRNAVNKSLSCSECGGKFANRRSLQSHMTCHPRLTSSDCSGSETCFREKKNIDSMTKFQTGSKDFNCGDCGKSFNLKQNLKRHTKVHTVGKPFSCDACGKRFSQKSSLYIHMRIHTGDKPFSCGECGKRFSQKSSLYIHMRTHTGDKPFSCGKCGKNFSQKASLDKHMRIHTGDNPLSCDVCGKGFAWKSDLTRHMRTHTGDKPFSCGKCGKNLSQKASLDKHMRIHTGDKLFGCDTCGKRFYQMSVLDKHMIIHTGDKPFSCDVCGERFAWKSALIRHMKIHTGDKPFGCDTCRKTFARKSNLDTHMRIHTGDKPFSCDVCGKRFACKSTLTRHVRIHTGDSPFSCNVCEKRFACKSNLDTHMRIHTGDKAFSCNVCEKRFACKSNLDNHMRIHTGDKAFSCDVCGKLFAWKSALTRHVRIHTGEKPFGCDACGKTFARKSNLDDHMRIHTGERSPSVEMLLL; from the exons atgaactctggaaagaagtccagcagcttgaggaacatctggtcaaagaaactggagggaagcaggagctcaaacagcggcaggacgcagcagaggaagagacaccagatgatggatgatgttttccagcccagattag tgctgccagcagatgttaaagaagaggctcctgaagaacagagtcctgatgtGGATCAGCAGGAGCCAGAGCCCCGCcagataaaggaggaacaggaggaactctggaccagtcaggaaggagagcagctcactgtgaaggaggagactgataccaggtttccattaactgcagctcctatcaaga atgttaaagaagaggctcctgaagaacagagtcctaATATGAACCAGCAGGAGCTGGAGCTCctccacataaaggaggaacgTGAAAGAATCTGGGCCAGCCAGGATGGAGAACAACTGAATGTGAAGAAGGAGACTGATGATACCAGGTTTCCATTTACTGTTGTTCATATGAAGAGTGAAGAGGATGAGGAGAAACCTCTGTTCTCTCAGCTTCATCAACATCAAACAGAAGATAGAGATCTTCcaagcagcagctcagctgacCAGATAAAAGGAGAAATTAAAGAAGAGGACTGTGGGACAGCAGAATCCAGCAGGAACCCAGATCCAAATACTCATGGAAACACTTCCAACTATTCAGAAACTGAAGAGAATGATGTGAACCACCATAAATCTGAGCTTAAAAATTTGtcagactctgaaactgaagacagtgaggaggattggaaggagagcaggacTCCAGGGTCAGGCAGAAACGCTGTCAACAAATCTTTGAGCTGCTCTgagtgtggaggaaaatttgCTAACAGACGCTCTCTTCAGAGTCACATGACATGTCATCCAAGATTAACGTCTTCAGATTGTTCTGGTAGTGAGACGTgtttcagagaaaagaaaaacatagattCAATGACGAAGTTTCAGACAGGTAGTAAAGATTTTAACTGTGGTGATTGTGGTAAAAGTTTTAATTTGAAACAAAATCTCAAAAGGCACACAAAAGTCCACACAGTGGGgaaaccctttagttgtgatgcatgtggaaagagattttcccagaagtcaAGTTTATacatacacatgagaatccacacaggagacaaaccctttagttgtggtgaatgtggaaaaagattttcccagaagtcaAGTTTATACATacacatgagaacccacacaggagacaaaccctttagttgtggtaaatgtggaaaaaactttTCCCAGAAGGCcagtttagacaaacacatgagaattcacacaggagacaatcCCCtgagttgtgatgtttgtggaaaaggaTTTGCCTGGAAGTCAGATTTAACCAGacacatgagaacccacacaggagataaacccttcagttgtggtaaatgtggaaaaaatctTTCCCAGAAGGCcagtttagacaaacacatgagaatccacacaggagacaaactcTTTGGTTGTGATACATGTGGAAAGAGATTTTACCAAATGTCAgttttagacaaacacatgataatacacacaggagacaaaccctttagttgtgatgtttgtggagaAAGATTTGCCTGGAAGTCAGCTTTAATCAGACACATgaaaatccacacaggagacaaaccctttggttgtgatacATGTAGAAAAACATTTGCCAGGAAGTCCAATTtagacacacacatgagaatccacactggagacaaaccctttagttgtgatgtttgtggaaaaagatttgcctgcaAGTCAACTTTAACCAGACatgtgagaatccacacaggagacagtCCCTTTAGTTGTAATGTTTGTGAAAAAAGATTTGCCTGCAAGTCAAATTtagacacacacatgagaatccacacaggagacaaagcCTTTAGTTGTAATGTTTGTGAAAAAAGATTTGCCTGCAAGTCAAATTTAGACAatcacatgagaatccacacaggagacaaagcctttagttgtgatgtatgtggaaaactATTTGCCTGGAAGTCAGCTTTAACCAGACacgtgagaatccacacaggagaaaaaccttttggttgtgatgcatgtggaaaaacatttgccagGAAGTCCAATTTAGATGatcacatgagaatccacacaggcgAGAGAAGCCCTTCGGTTGAGATGCTTTTGTTATAA